A genomic segment from Xiphophorus maculatus strain JP 163 A chromosome 6, X_maculatus-5.0-male, whole genome shotgun sequence encodes:
- the ranbp3 gene encoding ran-binding protein 3 isoform X3, translated as MADLANEDKAQKRSAEGSSAEDGEDSDKDEGSYCPPVKRERTSSFPPPHSVPKNNVFMPSSFCQSPTGNSDSEPEEKPMGFRLKPPTLIHGQAPSSGVPSQKPKEQQRSVLRPAVLQAPASKSHLESNSTCGTNGVKKSPEGSLVSQSFFLNNKEHSTTPAKSLKHENEEDGANGNKDGGRRDKKDSDIPTSFVFGQNIKDRAKLDENSTEDNSKDAAQLDSQTEGTNYFLQYISTPSSKNATNSTDGGAKFVFGQNMSERVLSPPKGEASNEENKEVTVAPASEPSSQETTPEKANSVSESLAESAAAYTKATAKKCILEKVDVKTGEESESNVLQMQCKLYVFEKTAQSWIERGRGLLRLNDMASTDDGTLQSRLVMRTQGSLRLILNTKLWPQMQVDKASEKSVRITAMDTEDQGVKVFLISGSSKDIGQLAAALHHRILALKSRAEQETETPATSIPEAEVPQSNEDDSDEEDKGSASAAASTPATSNSDGGENQAAGST; from the exons ATGGCGGACTTGGCAAACGAAG atAAAGCACAGAAG CGGTCTGCAGAAGGCTCAAGTGCAGAAGATGGCGAGG ATTCAGATAAAGATGAGGGAAGCTATTGCCCCCCTGTGAAAAGGGAACGGACCTCATCATTCCCACCCCCTCATTCTG TTCCCAAGAACAATGTATTCATGCCCTCAAGTTTCTGCCAGTCTCCAACTGGGAACTCTGATTCTGAGCCAG AGGAGAAACCTATGGGGTTCCGTTTAAAGCCACCGACTCTCATACATGGGCAAGCACCGAGCTCTG GCGTCCCGAGTCAAAAACCCAAGGAACAGCAGCGCAGTGTCCTTCGCCCAGCAGTTCTCCAGGCACCAGCCTCCAAATCACATTTAGAGTCCA ATTCCACTTGTGGAACGAATGGTGTGAAAAAGTCGCCAGAAGGATCACTGGTGAGCCAGTCCTTCTTCCTGAACAACAAAGAGCACTCAACTACACCAGCCAAGTCACTG aaacatgaaaatgaggAGGATGGAGCAAACGGCAACAAAGATGGCGGCAGAAGAGACAAGAAGGATTCTGATATCCCTACGTCTTTTGTGTTTGGTCAAAATATCAAAGACAGAGCAAAG ttgGATGAGAATAGCACAGAAGACAACTCAAAAGACGCGGCGCAACTGGACTCTCAAACAGAGGGCACTAATTATTTCTTACAGTACATCTCTACCCCAAG ttCAAAAAATGCCACAAACAGTACAGACGGTGGAGCAAAGTTTGTCTTTGGGCAGAATATGTCTGAAAGAGTTCTG agtCCCCCAAAAGGCGAGGCCTCAAACgaggaaaataaagaagttACAGTTGCTCCTGCTTCAGAGCCCTCATCACAGGAAACGACCCCAGAGAAGG CAAACAGTGTGTCAGAGTCTTTGGCAGAATCTGCAGCAGCTTACACCAAAGCCACAGCCAAGAAGTGCATCTTAGAGAAGGTCGATGTGAAAACCGGGGAGGAGTCGGAAAGCAATGTTTTACAG ATGCAGTGCAAGTTGTATGTCTTTGAGAAGACAGCTCAGTCGTGGATAGAGAGAGGTCGAGGATTGCTCAGACTCAATGACATGGCTTCTACTGACGACGGCACGCTACAGTCTCGTCTTG TGATGAGGACGCAGGGCAGTCTGCGGTTGATCCTCAACACAAAACTTTGGCCCCAGATGCAGGTGGACAAGGCCAGTGAGAAGAGTGTGCGAATCACTGCCATGGACACAGAGGACCAGGGGGTCAAGGTCTTCTTAATATCA ggTAGCTCGAAAGACATAGGTCAGCTGGCTGCAGCGTTACATCATCGTATTTTAGCTCTGAAGAGCAGGGCGGAGCAGGAAACGGAGACCCCGGCGACAAGTATCCCTGAAGCTGAGGTGCCGCAGTCCAACGAGGACGACAGCGACGAGGAAGACAAGGGTTCTGCCTCCGCTGCAGCCTCCACTCCTGCTACAA GTAATTCAGATGGAGGTGAGAACCAGGCAGCAGGAAGCACATAG
- the ranbp3 gene encoding ran-binding protein 3 isoform X1 gives MTSLHLFLTDKPAIAPPVFVFQKDKAQKRSAEGSSAEDGEDSDKDEGSYCPPVKRERTSSFPPPHSVPKNNVFMPSSFCQSPTGNSDSEPEEKPMGFRLKPPTLIHGQAPSSGVPSQKPKEQQRSVLRPAVLQAPASKSHLESNSTCGTNGVKKSPEGSLVSQSFFLNNKEHSTTPAKSLKHENEEDGANGNKDGGRRDKKDSDIPTSFVFGQNIKDRAKLDENSTEDNSKDAAQLDSQTEGTNYFLQYISTPSSKNATNSTDGGAKFVFGQNMSERVLSPPKGEASNEENKEVTVAPASEPSSQETTPEKANSVSESLAESAAAYTKATAKKCILEKVDVKTGEESESNVLQMQCKLYVFEKTAQSWIERGRGLLRLNDMASTDDGTLQSRLVMRTQGSLRLILNTKLWPQMQVDKASEKSVRITAMDTEDQGVKVFLISGSSKDIGQLAAALHHRILALKSRAEQETETPATSIPEAEVPQSNEDDSDEEDKGSASAAASTPATSNSDGGENQAAGST, from the exons ATGACCAGCCTACATCTTTTCTTAACAGACAAGCCTGCCATTGCAcctcctgtgtttgttttccaaaaagatAAAGCACAGAAG CGGTCTGCAGAAGGCTCAAGTGCAGAAGATGGCGAGG ATTCAGATAAAGATGAGGGAAGCTATTGCCCCCCTGTGAAAAGGGAACGGACCTCATCATTCCCACCCCCTCATTCTG TTCCCAAGAACAATGTATTCATGCCCTCAAGTTTCTGCCAGTCTCCAACTGGGAACTCTGATTCTGAGCCAG AGGAGAAACCTATGGGGTTCCGTTTAAAGCCACCGACTCTCATACATGGGCAAGCACCGAGCTCTG GCGTCCCGAGTCAAAAACCCAAGGAACAGCAGCGCAGTGTCCTTCGCCCAGCAGTTCTCCAGGCACCAGCCTCCAAATCACATTTAGAGTCCA ATTCCACTTGTGGAACGAATGGTGTGAAAAAGTCGCCAGAAGGATCACTGGTGAGCCAGTCCTTCTTCCTGAACAACAAAGAGCACTCAACTACACCAGCCAAGTCACTG aaacatgaaaatgaggAGGATGGAGCAAACGGCAACAAAGATGGCGGCAGAAGAGACAAGAAGGATTCTGATATCCCTACGTCTTTTGTGTTTGGTCAAAATATCAAAGACAGAGCAAAG ttgGATGAGAATAGCACAGAAGACAACTCAAAAGACGCGGCGCAACTGGACTCTCAAACAGAGGGCACTAATTATTTCTTACAGTACATCTCTACCCCAAG ttCAAAAAATGCCACAAACAGTACAGACGGTGGAGCAAAGTTTGTCTTTGGGCAGAATATGTCTGAAAGAGTTCTG agtCCCCCAAAAGGCGAGGCCTCAAACgaggaaaataaagaagttACAGTTGCTCCTGCTTCAGAGCCCTCATCACAGGAAACGACCCCAGAGAAGG CAAACAGTGTGTCAGAGTCTTTGGCAGAATCTGCAGCAGCTTACACCAAAGCCACAGCCAAGAAGTGCATCTTAGAGAAGGTCGATGTGAAAACCGGGGAGGAGTCGGAAAGCAATGTTTTACAG ATGCAGTGCAAGTTGTATGTCTTTGAGAAGACAGCTCAGTCGTGGATAGAGAGAGGTCGAGGATTGCTCAGACTCAATGACATGGCTTCTACTGACGACGGCACGCTACAGTCTCGTCTTG TGATGAGGACGCAGGGCAGTCTGCGGTTGATCCTCAACACAAAACTTTGGCCCCAGATGCAGGTGGACAAGGCCAGTGAGAAGAGTGTGCGAATCACTGCCATGGACACAGAGGACCAGGGGGTCAAGGTCTTCTTAATATCA ggTAGCTCGAAAGACATAGGTCAGCTGGCTGCAGCGTTACATCATCGTATTTTAGCTCTGAAGAGCAGGGCGGAGCAGGAAACGGAGACCCCGGCGACAAGTATCCCTGAAGCTGAGGTGCCGCAGTCCAACGAGGACGACAGCGACGAGGAAGACAAGGGTTCTGCCTCCGCTGCAGCCTCCACTCCTGCTACAA GTAATTCAGATGGAGGTGAGAACCAGGCAGCAGGAAGCACATAG
- the LOC102220096 gene encoding C-C motif chemokine 25-like, which produces MRFNTLFFLLILSCLCFTLAQVSYEDCCLKYVKNLASNVQKHAVSYRRQKTDGGCNIPAVIFIMRRGRKFCTDPNEKWVKELVLKIDEKNKNEKKHLKHPKRG; this is translated from the exons ATGCGGTTCAACACGCTGTTCTTCCTGCTGATTCTTTCTTGTCTCTGCTTCACTTTGGCACAAG TGTCCTACGAGGACTGCTGCCTGAAGTATGTGAAGAATCTCGCCAGCAACGTTCAAAAGCACGCAGTGAGCTACAGACGCCAGAAGACAGATGGCGGCTGCAACATCCCTGCCGTAAT CTTCATCATGAGGAGGGGACGCAAGTTTTGCACAGACCCCAACGAGAAATGGGTCAAGGAGCTTGTGCTGAAGATTGATGAGAAGAATAAGAATGAGAAAAAG CATTTGAAGCATCCGAAAAGAGGCTGA
- the ranbp3 gene encoding ran-binding protein 3 isoform X2 translates to MADLANEDKPAIAPPVFVFQKDKAQKRSAEGSSAEDGEDSDKDEGSYCPPVKRERTSSFPPPHSVPKNNVFMPSSFCQSPTGNSDSEPEEKPMGFRLKPPTLIHGQAPSSGVPSQKPKEQQRSVLRPAVLQAPASKSHLESNSTCGTNGVKKSPEGSLVSQSFFLNNKEHSTTPAKSLKHENEEDGANGNKDGGRRDKKDSDIPTSFVFGQNIKDRAKLDENSTEDNSKDAAQLDSQTEGTNYFLQYISTPSSKNATNSTDGGAKFVFGQNMSERVLSPPKGEASNEENKEVTVAPASEPSSQETTPEKANSVSESLAESAAAYTKATAKKCILEKVDVKTGEESESNVLQMQCKLYVFEKTAQSWIERGRGLLRLNDMASTDDGTLQSRLVMRTQGSLRLILNTKLWPQMQVDKASEKSVRITAMDTEDQGVKVFLISGSSKDIGQLAAALHHRILALKSRAEQETETPATSIPEAEVPQSNEDDSDEEDKGSASAAASTPATSNSDGGENQAAGST, encoded by the exons ATGGCGGACTTGGCAAACGAAG ACAAGCCTGCCATTGCAcctcctgtgtttgttttccaaaaagatAAAGCACAGAAG CGGTCTGCAGAAGGCTCAAGTGCAGAAGATGGCGAGG ATTCAGATAAAGATGAGGGAAGCTATTGCCCCCCTGTGAAAAGGGAACGGACCTCATCATTCCCACCCCCTCATTCTG TTCCCAAGAACAATGTATTCATGCCCTCAAGTTTCTGCCAGTCTCCAACTGGGAACTCTGATTCTGAGCCAG AGGAGAAACCTATGGGGTTCCGTTTAAAGCCACCGACTCTCATACATGGGCAAGCACCGAGCTCTG GCGTCCCGAGTCAAAAACCCAAGGAACAGCAGCGCAGTGTCCTTCGCCCAGCAGTTCTCCAGGCACCAGCCTCCAAATCACATTTAGAGTCCA ATTCCACTTGTGGAACGAATGGTGTGAAAAAGTCGCCAGAAGGATCACTGGTGAGCCAGTCCTTCTTCCTGAACAACAAAGAGCACTCAACTACACCAGCCAAGTCACTG aaacatgaaaatgaggAGGATGGAGCAAACGGCAACAAAGATGGCGGCAGAAGAGACAAGAAGGATTCTGATATCCCTACGTCTTTTGTGTTTGGTCAAAATATCAAAGACAGAGCAAAG ttgGATGAGAATAGCACAGAAGACAACTCAAAAGACGCGGCGCAACTGGACTCTCAAACAGAGGGCACTAATTATTTCTTACAGTACATCTCTACCCCAAG ttCAAAAAATGCCACAAACAGTACAGACGGTGGAGCAAAGTTTGTCTTTGGGCAGAATATGTCTGAAAGAGTTCTG agtCCCCCAAAAGGCGAGGCCTCAAACgaggaaaataaagaagttACAGTTGCTCCTGCTTCAGAGCCCTCATCACAGGAAACGACCCCAGAGAAGG CAAACAGTGTGTCAGAGTCTTTGGCAGAATCTGCAGCAGCTTACACCAAAGCCACAGCCAAGAAGTGCATCTTAGAGAAGGTCGATGTGAAAACCGGGGAGGAGTCGGAAAGCAATGTTTTACAG ATGCAGTGCAAGTTGTATGTCTTTGAGAAGACAGCTCAGTCGTGGATAGAGAGAGGTCGAGGATTGCTCAGACTCAATGACATGGCTTCTACTGACGACGGCACGCTACAGTCTCGTCTTG TGATGAGGACGCAGGGCAGTCTGCGGTTGATCCTCAACACAAAACTTTGGCCCCAGATGCAGGTGGACAAGGCCAGTGAGAAGAGTGTGCGAATCACTGCCATGGACACAGAGGACCAGGGGGTCAAGGTCTTCTTAATATCA ggTAGCTCGAAAGACATAGGTCAGCTGGCTGCAGCGTTACATCATCGTATTTTAGCTCTGAAGAGCAGGGCGGAGCAGGAAACGGAGACCCCGGCGACAAGTATCCCTGAAGCTGAGGTGCCGCAGTCCAACGAGGACGACAGCGACGAGGAAGACAAGGGTTCTGCCTCCGCTGCAGCCTCCACTCCTGCTACAA GTAATTCAGATGGAGGTGAGAACCAGGCAGCAGGAAGCACATAG